Proteins co-encoded in one Gossypium arboreum isolate Shixiya-1 chromosome 11, ASM2569848v2, whole genome shotgun sequence genomic window:
- the LOC108473473 gene encoding probable glucan 1,3-alpha-glucosidase produces the protein MKMKQVAFLFLIFLASQTVHSWKKDEFRACDQTPFCKRARFRKPGACTLIAHDVSISDGDLTAKLIPKAPHDQDQDQIKPLTLSVSVYQDGIMRLKIDEDPSLDPPKKRFQVADVVISEFETRKLWLQSASTEKINGDDGGLSSVVYLSDGYEAVLRHDPFEVYVREKAGNRRVVSLNSHGLFDFEQLRVKKEDEDWEERFRGHTDTRPYGPQSISFDVSFYGSDFVYGIPEHATSFALKPTRGPGVEESEPYRLFNLDVFEYLHESPFGIYGSIPFMVSHGKSGQSSGFFWLNAAEMQIDVLAKGWDAEGGILMPTEQSRIDTFWMSEAGIVDTFFFVGPGPKDVVKQYVSVTGLPAMPQLFSTGYHQCRWNYRDEEDVENVDSKFDEHDIPYDVLWLDIEHTDGKRYFTWDKMLFPHPEEMQRKLAAKGRHMVTIVDPHIKRDESFHLHKDASQRGYYVKDATGKDYDGWCWPGSSSYPDMLNPEIRSWWAEKFSYDNYVGSTPSLYIWNDMNEPSVFNGPEVTMPRDALHLGGVEHRELHNAYGYYFHMATAEGLLKRGDGKDRPFVLSRAFFAGSQRYGAVWTGDNSADWDHLRVSVPMVLTLGLTGMTFSGADVGGFFGNPEPELLVRWYQLGAYYPFFRGHAHHDTKRREPWLFGERNTALMRDAIRIRYTLLPYFYTLFREANVSGVPVVRPLWMEFPSDEAAFSNDEAFMVGNSLLVQGIYTARAKHASVYLPGKESWYDLRTGTAYKGGKVHKLEVSEESIPAFQRAGTIVPRKDRFRRSSTQMVHDPYTLVIALNSSQAAEGELYVDDGKSYNFKHGAYIHRRFVFSNGHLTSSPVGNSRFSSDCIIERVILLGYTPGAKTALVEPGNQKAEIELGPLRFGGQHAAVAVTIRKPGVRVAGDWKIKIL, from the exons ATGAAAATGAAGCAGGTTGCCTTCCTTTTCCTCATTTTTCTCGCTTCCCAAACAGTCCATTCCTGGAAAAAAGATGAGTTCCGAGCCTGCGACCAGACCCCCTTCTGCAAGCGAGCTCGATTTCGCAAACCCGGCGCCTGCACTCTAATCGCCCACGATGTCTCCATCTCCGATGGTGATCTCACTGCCAAGCTCATTCCTAAAGCTCCACACGACCAAGACCAAGATCAGATCAAGCCGTTGACTCTCTCTGTTTCAGTCTACCAGGATGGGATCATGCGGCTCAAGATCGACGAAGATCCCTCGTTGGACCCACCCAAGAAACGGTTCCAAGTCGCCGATGTGGTTATTTCTGAATTCGAGACCAGAAAACTCTGGTTGCAGAGTGCTTCCACGGAGAAAATCAACGGCGATGATGGGGGTTTATCTTCCGTGGTGTACTTATCTGACGGATACGAGGCGGTTCTTAGGCACGATCCTTTTGAGGTTTACGTCAGGGAGAAAGCAGGTAACCGACGTGTAGTTTCATTGAATTCACATGGGTTATTTGATTTTGAACAATTGAGAGTGAAGAAAGAGGATGAGGATTGGGAGGAAAGGTTTAGAGGGCACACTGATACTAGGCCTTATGGTCCACAGTCCATTAGTTTCGATGTTTCCTTTTATGGGTCTGATTTTGTGTATGGAATACCGGAACATGCCACTAGTTTTGCACTTAAACCCACTAGGGGACCTGGAGTTGAGGAATCTGAGCCATATAGATTGTTTAACTTGGATGTTTTTGAGTATCTTCATGAGTCGCCTTTTGGGATATATGGTTCTATCCCTTTCATGGTATCGCATGGGAAATCTGGACAGAGTTCTGGATTTTTCTGGTTGAATGCTGCGGAGATGCAGATTGATGTATTGGCAAAGGGTTGGGATGCAGAAGGTGGAATTCTGATGCCCACAGAGCAGAGTCGGATAGATACGTTTTGGATGAGTGAGGCAGGGATTGTAGATACGTTCTTTTTTGTTGGACCAGGACCAAAGGATGTTGTCAAGCAGTACGTGAGTGTGACAGGTCTGCCAGCAATGCCACAGCTGTTCTCCACGGGGTATCATCAGTGTCGCTGGAATTACCGGGATGAAGAGGATGTAGAGAATGTGGACTCCAAGTTTGATGAGCATGATATTCCATATGATGTTTTGTGGCTTGATATTGAGCATACTGATGGAAAGAGGTATTTCACATGGGATAAGATGCTATTCCCACATCCAGAAGAGATGCAAAGGAAATTGGCTGCCAAAGGTAGGCATATGGTGACAATTGTGGATCCGCATATTAAGAGGGATGAGTCATTTCACTTGCACAAGGATGCTTCCCAGAGGGGGTATTATGTAAAGGATGCAACTGGCAAGGATTATGATGGTTGGTGCTGGCCAGGCTCCTCCTCCTACCCAGATATGTTAAATCCCGAGATTAGGTCATGGTGGGCTGAGAAGTTCTCCTATGATAATTATGTCGGTTCAACTCCTTCATTGTACATTTGGAATGACATGAATGAGCCTTCTGTGTTTAATGGACCTGAG GTGACAATGCCCAGAGATGCTTTACATCTTGGTGGAGTGGAACATCGGGAGTTACATAATGCCTATGGATATTACTTCCACATGGCAACAGCTGAAGGCCTTCTAAAGCGTGGAGATGGTAAGGACAGACCTTTTGTCTTGTCCAGAGCATTCTTTGCTGGAAGTCAAAGGTATGGAGCAGTCTGGACTGGTGATAATTCGGCGGATTGGGATCATCTCAGGGTTTCAGTCCCAATGGTTTTGACGCTTGGTCTTACTGGAATGACATTCTCTG GGGCTGATGTTGGTGGATTTTTTGGCAATCCTGAGCCTGAGTTATTAGTGCGTTGGTATCAACTTGGTGCTTATTATCCTTTCTTTAGAGGTCATGCTCATCATGACACAAAAAGACGAGAGCCTTGGTTGTTTGG TGAACGAAATACCGCACTTATGAGAGATGCCATACGAATTCGTTACACCTTGCTTCCATACTTCTACACATTATTCAGAGAAGCAAATGTCAGTGGTGTTCCTGTTGTACGGCCATTATGGATGGAGTTCCCATCTGATGAAGCAGCTTTCAGCAATGATGAAGCCTTCATGGTTGGGAACAGTCTTTTAGTACAAGGGATCTATACTGCG aGGGCTAAACATGCATCAGTATATTTGCCTGGGAAGGAATCGTGGTACGACCTTAGAACAGGAACTGCATATAAGGGAGGAAAGGTCCATAAACTTGAAGTTTCAGAAGAGAGCATTCCTGCTTTCCAAAGAGCTGGCACAATAGTGCCAAGAAAAGACCGGTTCCGTAGAAGCTCCACACAAATGGTGCATGATCCTTATACACTG GTAATAGCTCTGAACAGTTCCCAAGCAGCTGAAGGCGAACTCTATGTTGATGATGGAAAAAGCTACAACTTCAAACATGGGGCATACATCCATCGCCGCTTTGTGTTCTCGAATGGGCATCTAACATCCTCTCCCGTTGGCAACTCTAGGTTTTCGTCTGACTGCATTATCGAGCGGGTTATTCTTCTTGGATATACCCCTGGGGCTAAAACCGCACTTGTCGAACCAGGAAATCAGAAGGCTGAAATCGAACTTGGTCCACTTCGGTTCGGGGGACAACATGCTGCTGTTGCTGTAACCATCCGGAAGCCTGGTGTGAGGGTGGCTGGAGATTGGAAGATAAAAATTTTGTAG